The following are from one region of the Paenibacillus bovis genome:
- a CDS encoding TerD family protein, translated as MNQFLQMGANATLDASKGHITISHEVSASIDISLTAFLLTDADKVQGDSGIIFYNQPTSATGVATLLPSETTGDTKVHKLNFDMDKVPAGITKIAVTLTEDNSTGFANVKNLQAEIHTDNTNIQLTPSTFTSENGIIVLELYLRNGQTKAKSIWRGFNSGLDGLCQNYGVEVEANEPDLSSVTETMPNPTSQQSATPLSVPAPNNQQLPSSINLVKVTGKVNLDKGQKSVIIEKTPEITATVSWKTGTDYDIYALVYTRNGEQIDVAMFGAEGVPPLRSFGNGTVEHMGDVGRSKNSEKTEIIKLRLRDDVLAVVPVVYSAQSNGTGSFYRYKVSMSIDNHKGTSVTISAKNANNNDQIYTCVPGILHNTPDGVIISPLELYSRPDSEYRPMLRMGSSNMVEVIMDEGPLNDYK; from the coding sequence GTGAATCAATTTCTGCAAATGGGAGCCAATGCAACCTTAGATGCCTCCAAAGGTCATATCACAATTAGCCATGAAGTTTCTGCATCCATCGATATTTCATTAACAGCCTTTCTGTTAACCGATGCCGACAAAGTGCAGGGAGATAGCGGGATCATCTTTTATAATCAACCAACCAGTGCCACCGGTGTAGCTACGCTTCTTCCGTCCGAGACAACAGGCGATACCAAAGTTCATAAGCTTAACTTTGACATGGACAAAGTCCCTGCCGGTATCACCAAAATAGCTGTAACGCTGACAGAGGATAACAGTACGGGATTTGCGAATGTGAAGAATCTGCAAGCCGAGATCCATACCGACAATACGAATATTCAGTTAACTCCATCCACGTTCACGAGCGAAAATGGAATCATCGTGCTGGAGTTATACTTACGAAATGGACAGACCAAAGCAAAATCAATCTGGCGTGGATTTAATTCCGGATTGGATGGATTATGCCAAAACTACGGGGTTGAGGTTGAAGCGAACGAACCCGATCTGTCTTCTGTAACCGAGACTATGCCCAATCCTACCTCCCAACAGTCGGCTACGCCTTTATCTGTTCCTGCACCTAATAACCAGCAGCTGCCTTCATCGATCAATCTCGTAAAAGTAACCGGCAAGGTCAATCTCGATAAAGGACAAAAGTCAGTCATTATTGAGAAGACACCCGAGATTACAGCTACGGTATCCTGGAAGACGGGAACGGATTACGACATCTATGCTCTGGTCTACACCAGGAATGGAGAGCAGATCGATGTAGCGATGTTTGGTGCGGAGGGAGTGCCGCCTCTACGGAGTTTTGGTAACGGGACCGTAGAGCATATGGGCGATGTAGGGAGAAGCAAGAATTCAGAGAAAACAGAGATTATCAAATTAAGATTAAGAGACGATGTGCTGGCTGTCGTTCCTGTGGTGTATTCCGCGCAGTCCAATGGCACCGGTTCATTTTACCGGTACAAGGTATCCATGAGTATTGATAATCATAAAGGAACGTCCGTGACGATCTCCGCCAAGAATGCTAATAATAATGACCAGATCTATACCTGTGTACCGGGAATTCTGCATAATACACCAGATGGGGTTATTATTAGCCCATTGGAGCTGTACAGCAGACCGGATTCGGAGTACCGACCTATGCTGCGAATGGGATCTTCGAATATGGTAGAAGTAATCATGGATGAAGGACCTTTAAATGACTATAAATAA
- a CDS encoding VanZ family protein has product MWFGLVMMLTTFSRGANFEGWVNFRLFSGYLSAWNQWSLSEFQLILFNMMMFMPLGFLLPLLGMRIRRFTPVLIISLIVTIGIELIQMISGRGIFELDDIFHNTLGSIAGYLIMQAILDSVQQRKLHFKSAGLALCIPMAFVLLFTSALAIYQAKELGNLSIRPAIKQDMEGVKVELDAKLPEKAEMVSLYVNDHIYNLEYGKHMAELVQQSFDLQQKQGKRVDGMNRIWLFTDRSGISYTFNYNLQDGGWQLYGESGETVKLTKEEVVKHREVYENWMRDNDILPADTIFSLQNEDTLRWDIRKPVDGIAKGEKGFTSGMVMIMPSAIGQKVPRDLFYMMNQNKYVRKVEVMSPAQAYAQVLEGNFSVYNDMKKGDLLRVKQYELAYTYDSKGYYQPAYRFSGTVNGEQWETLIPAISNS; this is encoded by the coding sequence ATGTGGTTTGGGTTGGTCATGATGTTAACCACATTCAGTAGAGGAGCCAACTTTGAGGGATGGGTGAACTTCCGACTGTTTAGCGGCTATCTGAGTGCATGGAATCAATGGTCGCTCAGCGAATTTCAACTCATCCTTTTTAATATGATGATGTTTATGCCGCTTGGTTTTTTGCTGCCGCTGCTGGGCATGCGAATACGGCGCTTTACGCCTGTACTTATCATTTCTCTAATCGTAACGATTGGGATCGAGCTGATCCAGATGATTAGCGGAAGAGGCATCTTTGAGTTAGACGATATTTTCCACAACACGCTTGGCAGTATAGCAGGCTACTTGATCATGCAGGCGATTCTGGACAGTGTGCAGCAGCGCAAGCTGCACTTCAAATCGGCAGGGCTGGCGCTATGTATTCCAATGGCTTTTGTTCTATTGTTCACCAGTGCACTCGCTATCTATCAGGCAAAAGAGCTGGGTAATCTATCGATCCGGCCGGCGATCAAACAGGATATGGAGGGGGTGAAGGTTGAACTTGATGCCAAGCTTCCGGAGAAAGCAGAGATGGTTTCACTGTATGTCAATGATCACATTTACAATCTGGAATATGGTAAGCATATGGCTGAGCTGGTTCAGCAGTCTTTTGATCTTCAGCAAAAGCAGGGAAAACGAGTAGATGGAATGAACCGAATCTGGTTATTTACAGATCGTAGCGGAATCTCCTACACGTTCAATTATAATCTGCAGGACGGTGGATGGCAGTTATATGGCGAGAGCGGAGAAACGGTTAAGCTCACCAAAGAAGAAGTAGTGAAGCATAGAGAGGTCTATGAAAACTGGATGCGTGACAACGATATTCTACCCGCGGATACTATATTTAGCCTACAGAACGAAGATACGCTGAGATGGGATATCCGAAAACCGGTGGATGGTATTGCAAAGGGCGAAAAGGGTTTTACTAGCGGGATGGTCATGATTATGCCTTCTGCTATTGGCCAGAAGGTACCTCGTGATTTGTTTTATATGATGAATCAGAATAAATATGTGCGTAAAGTGGAGGTAATGAGTCCGGCACAAGCTTATGCGCAAGTCCTTGAAGGGAATTTCTCGGTGTATAACGATATGAAGAAAGGCGATCTGCTGCGAGTTAAGCAATATGAGCTGGCGTATACGTATGATTCAAAAGGATACTACCAGCCGGCATATCGCTTCAGCGGAACGGTGAATGGAGAACAGTGGGAAACGCTCATACCGGCTATATCTAATTCTTGA
- a CDS encoding YndJ family transporter, whose protein sequence is MHRFQQSMMKSLFVPIIPGAIIVILLFFLEYFQFELVEKFLLFAAFVIVPLVILLLKYDEKSTHLQTIYTAIKWFQFPAALLALSSVMSSNDWGLEGTAIPGILSLGWLLLTLLLCLYGIANISIHKGKIAEIAIGAGLVYFFIGGIWFTLYQYQWTLFQANPATHALSSVHFHFSSAIVPIFIGMLGRIMTKKSWYPWVVAIDIIGPVLIAIGMIFSKPIEYIGVTLFACNIAIYTTYLLTYLKRNPLYRKAAVFLVVSCLAFYTIVVVSMFYPLLKRKFDLTILDFIPIYGALHAFGFVLCGLIGWIYLLDSLKRKNHYHILDERNDNLTIGRFI, encoded by the coding sequence ATGCATCGTTTCCAGCAGTCAATGATGAAATCCTTATTCGTACCTATAATTCCAGGTGCAATCATCGTCATTCTTCTATTTTTTCTTGAATATTTTCAATTTGAATTGGTCGAAAAGTTTCTGTTGTTTGCGGCTTTTGTTATTGTACCTCTGGTCATTTTACTGTTGAAGTACGATGAGAAGAGTACCCATCTACAGACGATCTATACTGCTATAAAGTGGTTTCAATTTCCCGCAGCGCTGCTTGCTCTATCCTCTGTGATGAGCAGTAATGATTGGGGATTGGAAGGTACAGCTATACCGGGTATCCTATCTCTTGGTTGGCTATTGCTCACCTTGCTGCTTTGCCTGTATGGGATAGCCAATATATCGATACATAAGGGGAAAATAGCGGAAATTGCGATTGGTGCAGGACTGGTTTACTTTTTTATCGGGGGTATTTGGTTCACGTTGTATCAGTATCAATGGACGCTCTTCCAGGCGAATCCGGCTACGCATGCATTAAGTTCGGTTCACTTTCATTTTTCCTCTGCAATCGTTCCGATTTTTATTGGTATGCTGGGACGGATCATGACGAAGAAAAGCTGGTATCCATGGGTCGTTGCTATCGATATTATCGGGCCTGTTCTGATCGCGATCGGTATGATCTTCTCCAAGCCCATTGAGTACATTGGTGTTACGTTGTTTGCTTGTAATATTGCGATCTACACTACGTATCTCCTTACGTACTTGAAGCGAAATCCATTATATAGAAAGGCAGCCGTCTTTTTAGTTGTTTCATGCCTGGCTTTCTACACCATTGTGGTCGTCTCCATGTTCTATCCATTGCTAAAAAGGAAGTTTGACTTAACGATCCTTGATTTCATCCCTATTTACGGAGCGCTGCATGCATTTGGGTTTGTTTTATGTGGATTGATCGGGTGGATCTACCTGTTAGATTCTCTTAAGCGAAAAAATCATTACCATATTCTTGATGAGCGGAATGATAATCTGACGATAGGACGGTTCATATGA
- a CDS encoding VOC family protein, producing the protein MNFASVRIITDDVDRLVEFYEKVTGIVAERPAPVFAEIVMGSGTLAIGHSQTAQLFGVDSVVAASNRTMIIELRVKNLEAEHERLKLWVDQWVQEPTLMPWGNRSMLFRDPDGNLVNLFEPMSEAAIERFRDR; encoded by the coding sequence ATGAATTTCGCGTCAGTACGCATCATCACGGACGATGTAGATCGTCTGGTCGAGTTTTACGAAAAGGTTACGGGGATCGTGGCAGAGCGGCCGGCGCCTGTATTTGCTGAAATCGTCATGGGGTCGGGCACGCTTGCTATCGGCCACTCTCAGACTGCGCAGCTATTCGGGGTCGATTCCGTGGTAGCCGCATCGAATCGCACAATGATCATCGAGCTTCGCGTAAAGAACCTCGAAGCGGAGCATGAGCGTCTGAAGCTGTGGGTCGATCAATGGGTACAAGAGCCGACCCTGATGCCGTGGGGGAATCGTTCGATGCTGTTCCGTGACCCCGACGGCAATTTGGTTAATCTGTTCGAACCGATGAGCGAGGCCGCGATCGAACGGTTCAGAGATCGGTAG
- a CDS encoding aldehyde dehydrogenase family protein: MTIQADQEAVNIVTVEALINGQNVKSLSQSTKENPANPTEIVGYFPVTTKEQAVEAIEAAAAAFKTWKKTDIEQRVASMRRAIEKIRAAENEIVHLLSREHGKPLYDAHGEIYVALMWMEFACNEAAAALKEEIQEHDHGKTILSYDPIGVVAAISPWNYPIALSTIKIAPALLAGNTIVLKPSPYAPLAAAKVAEIIASEFPAGVINVVHGAADVGVELTTNPHVAKIAFTGGTETAKHIIKAASDTIKDMTLELGGNDAAIFLESFDVNDERAMRRIVVSNFLTTGQICMIAKRVYVHRSIYDQFVEKYIEAANRWIRIGDPFDPDTTVGPVNNVKQRDYVLSLVEDAKQRGAKVIPLGTILDQKLFDQGYYLQPTLVLDCDVHDPIVVEEQFGPTVPILPFDDEEQVIQLHNESIYGLTSSVWGKEEDAILLARQLEAGTTMINTAAVQGLDVQFPFGGVKQSGIGREYGTEGIRTYTEQHVINVPKMLDLPYIPE, translated from the coding sequence ATGACAATTCAAGCAGACCAAGAAGCTGTGAACATCGTTACTGTTGAAGCGTTGATCAATGGCCAGAATGTAAAGTCCCTTTCCCAATCGACCAAAGAGAATCCGGCGAACCCGACCGAGATCGTTGGCTATTTCCCTGTCACGACGAAAGAACAAGCTGTCGAAGCGATCGAAGCTGCAGCCGCTGCTTTTAAAACATGGAAGAAAACCGATATCGAGCAGCGCGTTGCGAGCATGCGCAGAGCGATCGAGAAGATTAGAGCAGCCGAGAACGAAATCGTACATTTGCTGTCCAGAGAGCATGGCAAGCCATTGTATGATGCGCACGGCGAAATTTATGTTGCGTTGATGTGGATGGAGTTTGCTTGTAATGAAGCAGCAGCGGCTCTCAAGGAAGAAATTCAGGAGCATGATCACGGCAAGACGATTCTGTCGTATGACCCGATTGGTGTGGTGGCTGCGATTAGTCCATGGAACTATCCGATTGCGTTGTCTACGATCAAGATTGCTCCTGCCTTGCTGGCGGGCAACACGATTGTGCTGAAGCCAAGTCCGTATGCGCCGCTGGCGGCAGCGAAAGTGGCAGAGATTATCGCAAGCGAATTCCCAGCGGGCGTCATTAATGTCGTTCATGGAGCTGCGGATGTAGGCGTTGAACTGACTACGAATCCGCATGTGGCAAAAATCGCTTTTACCGGCGGAACCGAGACGGCCAAGCATATTATCAAAGCGGCTTCCGACACGATTAAAGATATGACGCTTGAGCTTGGCGGTAACGATGCAGCTATTTTTCTGGAGAGCTTTGACGTAAATGACGAGCGCGCCATGCGCCGGATCGTCGTTTCCAACTTCCTTACGACGGGTCAGATCTGTATGATCGCCAAGCGCGTGTATGTACACCGTTCGATCTATGATCAGTTTGTGGAGAAATATATCGAGGCAGCCAATCGCTGGATTCGTATCGGCGATCCGTTTGATCCGGATACGACAGTAGGCCCGGTCAACAACGTGAAGCAGCGGGATTACGTGCTGAGTCTGGTTGAAGATGCGAAGCAGCGCGGCGCGAAGGTCATTCCACTCGGCACAATTTTGGATCAGAAGCTGTTCGACCAAGGATACTACCTGCAGCCTACGCTCGTTCTGGATTGTGACGTGCATGATCCGATCGTGGTGGAAGAACAGTTCGGTCCTACCGTTCCGATTCTGCCTTTTGATGATGAAGAGCAGGTCATTCAGCTCCACAATGAAAGTATCTACGGATTGACGAGTTCGGTATGGGGGAAGGAAGAAGATGCGATTCTCCTGGCGCGTCAGCTCGAAGCCGGAACGACTATGATTAATACCGCTGCCGTACAGGGGCTGGACGTTCAGTTCCCGTTCGGCGGTGTGAAGCAATCCGGAATTGGCCGCGAATATGGTACAGAAGGCATCCGCACATATACGGAGCAGCATGTGATCAATGTGCCGAAGATGCTGGATCTTCCTTATATTCCCGAATAA